The sequence aactcaaaaGTGACGTATTTAacgtgacaccataactcaaaggtgatgtATTTCATCTAACGCCTTATATATCTCACACAActctatataaaattaagtatcactaaaaatatatggtgtcgcTTCTGATGTGTCATCATTTATCTGCTTTGGTATCGCTTCCAAATACGTTACCAATTGGTACCCTTTATGGTGTTAGTGGATAAAGTGACGTTATGTTGTagcgacaccctatgtttatagtgactcattataaatatcacaatatatcttttttcttatagtgaTTTGagtctttaaaatttttttcttaaagtgTCAAGgtaatttttgagaaataaattatttaaaagcaaatttatGTCTATGAGTGATTGGGATCAATGCATGTTTGGGGATCATGACAAcactttttcttccttaaagaaaaaaaggaaattagaaaaaaaaaaaaaaaagttttaaaagatGGGGTTAGAAAaaacgtgtatatatatacacacatataaagaatgattaaaaataaggcACTAGAGATACTAgagataaaagttatttttaaaacatatttaaaaatataaaaaataagttaagaaTATTTCAGGtttaaaaaaagactttttttctataaaatatcaatgaatggtttttaaaaactgtttttagacttgttttcaaaaacactttggAAAGGGAGTCTTAACTCATTCCAATTAAGATGCCTTTCTTGCCAATAATGACTTCATTTCAAACAAGGCTGCATTTTATAGTCATAACTAGAGAGTAGTATTAGTAGACATTTCGCTTCTTTATTActcagaaaagaaaagacagaaAGATTGCCTGTCTACGAGTTTTGAGAGGACTTCTATAAACAGTTGCAATTGACAGTTAAACAGAAGAAGACAAGGTTAAAGCATCATTCCATTAAGATTTCCGCCCTGTCCCATTGAATAATGGCGGTGCAATATCCTCCTGCAACACTAGACCGGGCAAAATGCATCAGCATTTGATGAACACACATATGGAACATTCCTAACTTCTTCATAAAAAATCCCTCCAAACTCATTTTCCTTGCTAAGTTCTCTTGGTTTCTTTGCATCATTCCCTCAGTTTCTTATTCGATGCTGTTCGAATTCTTCTCCACCAGTTGTCTAAATACTGAAGATCTATGGAGGAGACTTAGTGCAGTTGGCGAAGATGACTTGGTGCAAGGGCTGATGGAAACCTCTCTTTGGAACTTTTCTTGCTTTAGAGGAGTTGCCAAGTCATCTACTGTAAAAGGATTGGGGCTGAGGAAGGAAAGCTCTACTTCCTCATTTGGAAGGCAGTTAGAGGATGCTTGCATTGTTGAATTTGATCTTGGTTCCTGAGGGGTAAGAGCAGTGGCTCTGGGCCTTAGCCACCTTACGTATGTGCTCAACTCGAAGTTTGTTACAGCATTGATCCCTCTGTACTCAATTGCTGCAATGTCATAAGCATGAGCAGCCTCTTCTTGGGTACCTGCAGTGAGATTAATAGTCCTTTTAAGATTAGTGACACTTAAAATTATGTGTTTAAGAATCATTTTGTTCGATAAAAAGTCGACTAAATTTCCTACTGAATCTTTGGTGGTCTTAAAGATTGGAACTGACACTCACTGTAAGTTCCAAGGTAGAGATACTTGTTTCCAAACACCCTCCCAATCCTTGCTTCCCATCTTCCGTTGTGATGATGCCTGCATTTTGTCCGGAAACGCGACCTTGTTACTGGGTGTTTCCTTGTTAGCATCTAAGAAAAAAGGTCAAATTATCAAGAGAAAGGCATTCTTCACCTTGCAACTCCTCTGTACTTGGACACTCCTCTTGAAAAACCACTGCTTCTCCTATGAACAAAGAACAAGGACAATCAATTCCCTTAATTAAATCATAAAGCTCTATCTCTTAACAAATTGTGGTCATTAATTAAGGAAATTACCTTCTTAAAGAAGCCAAGTATTCCTCCTTTGTTAGACCCTGCATTATTTCAATCTCCTTCTCATAATCTGATACCTGAAAAGCAATTGATAGAGTATTAGTGTTGATCCGAACtctgaaacaatttttttttcttttttcagatTTGTTTCTCATGGTCATACTGGGAAATTGGTAAAAGTTGATGGCCCCCAATACTTCAGTGCAGCCAAGTCATACGCTCTTGCAGcagattcttcttcatcataaGCTCCTGAACAATTAGCATTAAGTTTTAAAAGTTTCCCAATGAGTTCAGTATCTCTAaatcaaaaaatggttttcattaGGTATGAGGGAACTCACCAAGATAGACTGTCCCAAGCCAACAAGTGTGTTGAGAGCACAACCACATGACAAAGCCACAAAGAAGCCATAGTTGAGCCTTTTAAGCATTTAATGCAGTAAAGCAATAGAATCAGCAAAGTAGGGTGGTCTATATCTACCTTGCTTTCCCTTTTTTCTCTGTGTCACATTCCAGGACCCTTTATCCCATAAATGAGCCTCAAACCTCCCTGTCCATCTATGTCTGCAGAGAGGCACATAGCAAAAGGAAAACAGTCaagaaaaataaccaaaaacatGGGAATATCCCATGAAACCAGCTATAGAACTCATATGTTTCCTTATGTATGCCAACCTGCTAACACCCCTGAATCTTGAACTTCTCTTCATAGTAGTGGCAATGGCAGTAATGGATTGCCCAGCCTGCAGCAACACCTGCTTCTGCTGCTCTCCTTGTTTACTGCATCCGGGTGTAACTGCTGATGGAtctcttctccttctcttaACACACTTGGTCACCTCCAAAGCATCAGTTTCTGCAGTGCACAAGCGGCCCCTTTCCAGGCCTAATTCAGATTTCACAGTAGTCATCTCCATCTATCCTTTCCTTCCTTAGAGAGAATGGCTTATTTTCAGTGGTGTCAAGGGACTCAATGcaagtacatatatatatatataatatatatgaggaaaatttcttgtttttgcaCTTGGTTTGTTTTTCGCTGCTACAAGTGCCTCTTTAGAATGGTTGAAGACAAGAGTGGACGATTATTTCGGTGGCCTTTGAGACACATTTCAAGTGTCAACACTACCTAAGGCCTCCCATTAGGAGATCCTCCAAATTCTCTAGTTAGGAAAGCACTTGATATTAGAACTCACTCCAACTATATTATTCAGTATAACCAATGTTTTTATCAAGTAAAATTGTATGTACAATATAAAGATATGGAAAATGTTTATGTATCATAATGTTACTAAACAATTGATTCCGACTATTAAATAAGATTTGGGCCATTGAACaataatacaaacaaataaaattaagatacaaaagtataaataaataagagtgGAATACAAACAATAAGacctaaatatatatatgtagcaTTGATTAATAGTAAATTTTCAATGAATATTGAAAATGTGTTATCCAAAATATACGTAAGACTATCCGGATAgacaaaaagaggaaaaataagatGGAAGTAGTCATCGAAGTGGACAAGTGATGGTAGGAGACAGTACGGAACAGGGTTTGGCTTATCCCGGATAGGATACCTcatcattttgttttgttttgttttgtttttcggGATAAGAATAGAAGGCGGTCCGTATGTGCAGTTCCACGACAAGATGATACGGCGTCGTTTAGCCCTTTTCCTTTGGATTCTACGTCGGCCAGGAGTCCATATTTGACATGGATTTTAGACTGAGTGTAGGATTCGAATTAGGTGATGTGTGGTTGAGAATGCAATTTGTTTCCACCACGGCATGTTTTTTGGCCGGCGGTCTCTCCTATGCGATCCAATCATCCACGCAGCTTCAATTATTTTCATCGCAACCCCTctataaaatagtattaaaggCGGGGACATGAAGAAATCCAGTCCACCCCCGTAACCACTCACCTACCCGTGGCACTAACAAAATTAAAACGTGTGATTAATTAAGAAAACTCTTTTCTCTTCTCATGGTCTTTCTAGGGTATACGGTATGCCCCCACCATCGAGTGAGCTCGGGGGAGAGACAAGGTTGGtgtatttaatttttggaaaatatctaattatttaatatagggattaaattatccttttttttatattatttttttcttttatcacacatgaaaagaaaaaaaaaatcactatattaaacataaaaagaaatataaatatgttcaataattttaattccatttcacgcttcttttaaaataaatatttatctaataatttctataataaatatttatatatatatacatatatataagttATGTTTGGATGATTTGTCCAAATCAAATTCAGGAAGCAAAACAAAACACTCATTTTTTGTTCGATGTCCAGCACAATATTTCCTCTACTTTCGGAATTCAGAAAACAGAACGTAAGTTAAAAGCAGGAAATCCTGGTGACTGGGTAAAGGAATTAAATAGAATGCCAATTTTGTCCCCCAAAAAGTCCCAACAGTCATGCTTCATCAGCATGATGGTTACATTATAGTATTATACTGTCAAACAAGCACATAGAAAACGAATCAAGAGAGAAACCATTATCTCCATGATTTCTTTTTATGTATCATATTTTACTCGATGGGGTGACAAATGTCA is a genomic window of Vitis riparia cultivar Riparia Gloire de Montpellier isolate 1030 chromosome 1, EGFV_Vit.rip_1.0, whole genome shotgun sequence containing:
- the LOC117923375 gene encoding AP2-like ethylene-responsive transcription factor At1g16060 isoform X1 produces the protein MEMTTVKSELGLERGRLCTAETDALEVTKCVKRRRRDPSAVTPGCSKQGEQQKQVLLQAGQSITAIATTMKRSSRFRGVSRHRWTGRFEAHLWDKGSWNVTQRKKGKQVYLGAYDEEESAARAYDLAALKYWGPSTFTNFPVSDYEKEIEIMQGLTKEEYLASLRRRSSGFSRGVSKYRGVARHHHNGRWEARIGRVFGNKYLYLGTYSECTQEEAAHAYDIAAIEYRGINAVTNFELSTYVRWLRPRATALTPQEPRSNSTMQASSNCLPNEEVELSFLSPNPFTVDDLATPLKQEKFQREVSISPCTKSSSPTALSLLHRSSVFRQLVEKNSNSIE
- the LOC117923375 gene encoding AP2-like ethylene-responsive transcription factor At1g16060 isoform X2; protein product: MEMTTVKSELGLERGRLCTAETDALEVTKCVKRRRRDPSAVTPGCSKQGEQQKQVLLQAGQSITAIATTMKRSSRFRGVSRHRWTGRFEAHLWDKGSWNVTQRKKGKQVYLGAYDEEESAARAYDLAALKYWGPSTFTNFPVSDYEKEIEIMQGLTKEEYLASLRRRSSGFSRGVSKYRGVARHHHNGRWEARIGRVFGNKYLYLGTYSTQEEAAHAYDIAAIEYRGINAVTNFELSTYVRWLRPRATALTPQEPRSNSTMQASSNCLPNEEVELSFLSPNPFTVDDLATPLKQEKFQREVSISPCTKSSSPTALSLLHRSSVFRQLVEKNSNSIE